A part of Candidatus Binataceae bacterium genomic DNA contains:
- a CDS encoding methyltransferase translates to MSIAQGHLAAGALKAALELEIFTLIAHGIDTPAGLAEAKKAAPRAMRLLCDALVGLGLLQRQGERLSLSEEMGRLLVKGAPTYMGGQIGINNAPWFWEGAHHLADIVRGGHPLTAQSAEAVEHPFWEEFERNSRQMAAANGKALAELLAEVMNEAGPRLILDIACGSGFYGFSLLKRFPQARLVSFDYANVLRLTEKDAEREGLRERVEFRPGDLFHDDLGAGYDLILACNIFQIYGPQKVVELSRRLYQALEPGGRLLVHGPIPDDERKQNRPALLFGMNMLIFTQQGDVYTLADYRRMLEEAGFGNVELREAAGSRPVQAVLARK, encoded by the coding sequence ATGTCAATCGCCCAAGGCCATCTGGCGGCCGGCGCCCTTAAGGCGGCATTGGAATTGGAAATTTTCACCTTGATCGCCCATGGCATCGACACTCCCGCGGGGTTGGCCGAGGCCAAGAAGGCGGCGCCGCGCGCAATGCGTCTGCTGTGCGACGCGCTGGTCGGCCTGGGCCTACTCCAACGCCAGGGCGAACGGCTGAGCCTTTCCGAGGAGATGGGCCGGCTACTGGTCAAGGGCGCGCCCACCTATATGGGTGGCCAGATTGGGATCAACAACGCGCCGTGGTTTTGGGAAGGTGCGCACCATCTGGCAGATATCGTTCGTGGCGGCCATCCACTGACCGCGCAAAGCGCGGAAGCAGTGGAACATCCTTTTTGGGAAGAATTCGAGCGCAACTCGCGCCAGATGGCGGCGGCCAACGGCAAGGCGCTGGCGGAACTACTGGCCGAGGTTATGAATGAGGCAGGCCCGCGCTTGATTCTGGATATCGCCTGCGGCAGCGGATTTTACGGTTTTTCGCTCTTGAAGCGCTTTCCCCAGGCACGCCTGGTCAGCTTCGACTATGCCAACGTGCTGCGGCTGACTGAAAAGGACGCCGAGCGCGAGGGGCTGCGCGAGCGGGTTGAATTTCGTCCCGGCGACCTGTTCCACGACGACCTTGGAGCGGGCTACGACCTGATCCTGGCCTGCAACATCTTTCAGATTTACGGCCCGCAAAAGGTCGTTGAGTTGAGCCGCCGGCTATATCAGGCGCTGGAACCCGGAGGACGGCTGCTCGTGCATGGGCCAATCCCCGACGACGAGCGCAAGCAAAACCGCCCCGCCCTGCTGTTCGGCATGAACATGCTGATCTTCACGCAGCAGGGCGACGTCTATACCCTTGCCGATTATCGCCGGATGCTGGAAGAGGCGGGCTTTGGCAATGTCGAATTGCGTGAAGCGGCGGGCTCGCGGCCGGTTCAGGCGGTCCTCGCGCGCAAGTAG